From one Rubrobacter xylanophilus genomic stretch:
- a CDS encoding NAD(P)/FAD-dependent oxidoreductase, translated as MDLARMRLANRARCVKLVLAMKVIVVGAGLAGLTCAKVLHEHGAEVEAFEAADGVGGRVRTDERDGFLLDRGFQVYFTAYPAARRHLDHDALELRAFDPGAIIHRGWGRTVLSDPLRDPGGLPSTLFSRTATLSDKIRVATLALKCMLPGSAPEAAGETALEDESVLDFLRECGFSREFVESFFRPFYGGILLDRSLAASCSVFTFTFRMMVRGEAVVPARGMGEIPRQLASRLPEGRVRLESPVEGLLREQGRVRGIRGPWGEREADAVAVATDAPEARKLTGEKVPEDSVGEICLYYETSGVGSGKKILLNAEEGSFINNAVEISAVSERYAPPGRHLLYAITLGGFDLPDEELLRRGVEELSSWYPRADFRPLGLRRIPYGQFAQPPGMHAALPRNRTATPGLFLAGEYTVDSSINGAILSGERAAREVLGR; from the coding sequence GTGGACCTGGCCCGCATGCGGCTCGCCAATCGCGCACGATGCGTTAAACTCGTCCTCGCGATGAAGGTGATCGTCGTCGGGGCCGGACTGGCCGGCCTCACTTGCGCGAAGGTGTTGCACGAGCACGGCGCCGAGGTGGAGGCCTTCGAGGCCGCCGACGGTGTCGGCGGCAGGGTGCGCACCGACGAGCGGGACGGCTTCCTGCTCGACAGGGGATTCCAGGTCTACTTCACCGCTTACCCGGCGGCGAGGCGGCATCTCGATCACGACGCGTTGGAGCTGCGCGCCTTCGACCCCGGCGCGATCATCCACCGGGGGTGGGGGCGCACCGTCCTCTCCGACCCGCTGCGGGATCCGGGTGGGCTGCCTTCCACCCTGTTCTCCCGGACCGCCACCCTCTCCGACAAAATTCGGGTGGCCACCCTGGCCCTGAAGTGCATGCTGCCGGGGAGTGCTCCCGAGGCGGCCGGGGAGACAGCTCTCGAGGACGAGAGCGTCCTCGACTTCCTCCGGGAGTGCGGCTTCTCCCGAGAGTTCGTGGAGTCCTTCTTCCGGCCCTTCTACGGCGGGATACTCCTCGACCGGAGCCTGGCGGCCTCCTGCAGCGTCTTCACGTTCACCTTCCGCATGATGGTCCGGGGAGAGGCGGTCGTGCCCGCGCGGGGGATGGGTGAGATCCCGCGCCAGCTCGCCTCCCGCCTGCCGGAAGGTAGGGTGCGGCTGGAGAGTCCGGTGGAGGGGTTGTTGAGGGAGCAGGGCCGGGTCAGGGGCATCAGAGGGCCGTGGGGGGAGCGCGAGGCCGACGCCGTGGCCGTCGCCACCGACGCCCCGGAGGCGAGGAAGCTCACCGGCGAGAAGGTGCCGGAGGACTCGGTGGGTGAGATCTGCCTGTACTACGAGACCAGCGGCGTGGGGAGCGGCAAGAAGATCCTGCTGAACGCCGAGGAGGGGTCCTTCATCAACAACGCCGTCGAGATCAGCGCCGTCTCCGAGCGCTACGCCCCGCCGGGCCGCCACCTGCTCTACGCCATAACCCTCGGCGGCTTCGACCTGCCGGACGAGGAGCTCTTGCGGCGTGGCGTCGAGGAGCTCTCCAGCTGGTACCCGCGGGCGGACTTCCGCCCACTCGGGCTCCGGCGCATCCCCTACGGCCAGTTCGCCCAGCCCCCCGGGATGCACGCGGCGCTGCCCCGCAACCGCACCGCGACTCCCGGTCTCTTCCTCGCCGGCGAGTATACGGTCGACTCTTCGATAAACGGTGCGATCCTCTCGGGGGAGCGGGCGGCCCGGGAGGTGCTGGGCCGCTGA
- a CDS encoding mechanosensitive ion channel family protein yields the protein MLPVFDSMFILQDGAGVVDALRESFNAFAREAALQAPRLLAALLVFAAFLVLALVVRRVVKAAVGRAPMALRIRLLVVRLAFFSVLTLGIVAFLGVATGASVGRLFTGFGLLSVGLGFALKSPLENMFSGILTILFSPFRIGDEIEVNGYAGRVETISIHDTILRTFDGKRIAIPNAEVYLNAITNQTAYPDRRYDVLVGIHYDDDLRKALEIARHVLAETEGVRSLPQPLVLVGELGESSVNLILRFWSDPTMQNQFRIVSEVTANVKLAFDEAGITIPFPIRTLHIPKEDEKAAGELRVRTIVENGGKGDRETTGP from the coding sequence ATGCTGCCCGTCTTCGACAGCATGTTCATTTTGCAGGACGGCGCAGGTGTCGTGGATGCGCTGCGGGAGTCCTTCAATGCGTTCGCCCGGGAGGCTGCGCTGCAGGCGCCACGCCTTCTGGCCGCGCTCCTCGTCTTCGCAGCTTTTTTGGTGCTCGCCCTGGTGGTTCGGCGCGTGGTCAAGGCGGCCGTGGGCCGGGCACCGATGGCACTGCGGATACGACTCCTGGTGGTACGGCTCGCCTTCTTCTCGGTCCTGACCTTGGGGATCGTAGCCTTCTTGGGCGTGGCGACCGGCGCCTCGGTAGGCAGGCTCTTCACGGGCTTCGGACTCCTCTCCGTGGGCCTGGGTTTTGCGCTCAAGAGCCCTCTGGAGAACATGTTCTCCGGCATACTCACCATACTCTTCTCCCCATTCCGCATCGGGGACGAGATCGAGGTGAACGGATACGCCGGCAGGGTAGAGACCATAAGCATTCACGACACCATCCTGCGCACCTTCGACGGCAAGCGGATCGCGATCCCGAACGCGGAGGTATACCTTAACGCCATCACCAACCAGACGGCCTATCCCGATCGTCGCTACGACGTACTGGTCGGGATCCACTACGACGACGATCTCCGCAAGGCCCTGGAGATCGCCCGCCACGTACTGGCCGAGACGGAGGGCGTTCGCTCGTTGCCGCAGCCGCTCGTCCTGGTAGGCGAACTCGGCGAGAGCTCGGTGAACCTGATCCTACGCTTCTGGTCGGACCCGACGATGCAAAACCAGTTTCGCATCGTCTCCGAGGTGACGGCGAACGTGAAGCTGGCCTTCGACGAAGCCGGCATCACCATACCCTTCCCCATCCGGACCCTCCACATTCCCAAGGAGGACGAGAAGGCTGCGGGGGAGCTACGGGTCAGAACGATCGTGGAGAACGGCGGGAAAGGTGATCGTGAGACCACAGGTCCCTAG